One region of Chryseobacterium muglaense genomic DNA includes:
- the lysA gene encoding diaminopimelate decarboxylase: MNSKELLKIANEFGTPVYVYDAESIKIQYEKLTSSFLKHTKFFYAAKALTNINILKYVKNLGASLDCVSINEVKLGLKAGFTKDKILFTPNCVDLAEIEEAMTHGVHINIDNISILEQFGNKYGNTYPILVRINPHIFAGGNYKISTGHIDSKFGISIHQVRHIERVMKSTNLNVEGLHMHTGSEIKDPDVFLQALEIMLELSEHFPNLKYLDMGSGFKIPYQDSEEETDVKTLGKKVERVIAEFSKSTGKKFELWFEPGKFLVGKSGYLLVKANVIKQTTATVFVGVNSGFNHLIRPMFYDSYHQIENLSNPKGAERIYTVVGNICETDTFAWDRKLNEVREGDILAFHNAGAYGFEMSSNFNSRLKPAEVLFLDGKAHLIRKRDEFEDLLRNQIEIL; this comes from the coding sequence ATGAATTCAAAAGAATTGTTAAAGATTGCCAATGAATTTGGCACACCGGTGTACGTTTACGATGCAGAATCGATTAAAATTCAATACGAAAAACTTACATCGTCTTTTTTAAAACACACAAAGTTCTTCTATGCTGCAAAGGCATTGACAAACATCAATATTCTGAAATATGTCAAGAACTTGGGTGCTTCTTTGGATTGTGTTTCAATAAATGAAGTTAAATTAGGTTTAAAAGCAGGTTTTACGAAAGATAAAATCTTGTTTACCCCCAACTGTGTTGATTTGGCTGAAATTGAGGAAGCGATGACACACGGAGTTCACATCAATATCGACAACATCTCTATTCTTGAGCAGTTCGGGAACAAATATGGAAATACATATCCTATTTTAGTAAGAATCAACCCGCATATTTTTGCCGGAGGTAATTATAAAATTTCTACAGGGCATATCGACTCTAAATTCGGAATTTCTATTCATCAGGTTCGTCATATCGAAAGGGTAATGAAATCTACCAATCTGAATGTGGAAGGTCTTCACATGCATACCGGAAGCGAAATTAAAGATCCGGATGTTTTCCTTCAGGCTTTAGAAATTATGCTTGAATTGTCTGAGCATTTCCCGAATCTGAAATATCTGGATATGGGAAGTGGTTTCAAAATTCCTTATCAAGACAGTGAGGAAGAAACCGATGTGAAAACATTGGGTAAAAAAGTAGAAAGAGTAATTGCCGAATTCTCAAAATCTACAGGAAAAAAATTTGAACTTTGGTTTGAACCTGGGAAATTTTTAGTTGGAAAAAGCGGTTATTTATTGGTAAAAGCAAATGTCATCAAGCAAACGACGGCGACCGTTTTTGTTGGAGTAAATTCAGGATTCAATCATTTGATTCGTCCGATGTTTTACGATTCTTACCATCAGATTGAAAATTTATCTAATCCAAAAGGAGCAGAGAGAATTTATACCGTTGTAGGAAATATTTGTGAAACCGATACTTTTGCTTGGGACAGAAAATTGAATGAGGTAAGAGAAGGTGATATTTTAGCATTCCATAATGCAGGAGCTTACGGTTTTGAGATGAGTTCAAATTTCAACTCTAGACTAAAGCCTGCAGAAGTTCTTTTCTTGGATGGGAAAGCGCATTTAATTAGAAAAAGAGATGAGTTTGAAGATCTTTTGAGAAATCAGATTGAGATTCTTTAA